A stretch of the Candidatus Zixiibacteriota bacterium genome encodes the following:
- the plsX gene encoding phosphate acyltransferase PlsX has product MGSDLGPKVILRGAFEYLQDNTENGLKIYVIGRRQVLVEAWDSLILSYKKKRRKIREVSIEFVDAPDVVEMDEPVSRGMKKRNSSLAVALQMHKEGEVDAVVSAGSTGVFMARGVLTLGTLEGVARPAIATSFPTAGERDAFMLDVGANVNTPPVQLFQFGQMGSIYCSYVNQIKKPRVGLLSIGEEKIKGNTSTIQAYKFFEESSLNFIGNIEGNDILRGTADVIVTDGFTGNVLLKFGESIKPFLFSKVKRQVSSNLFSRIGAFLMAPFLMRMRNMFDYSHYGGAPLLGVNGVMIICHGSSSPRAIKNAIKMASRMVKKSVNDHIRSKLTESAVLEKVKP; this is encoded by the coding sequence ATGGGATCCGATCTGGGTCCCAAGGTGATCCTGCGGGGAGCCTTCGAGTACCTCCAGGACAATACCGAAAACGGCCTCAAGATCTATGTCATCGGGCGTCGGCAGGTTCTGGTAGAGGCCTGGGATTCACTTATTTTAAGTTACAAGAAGAAACGTCGCAAAATCCGTGAAGTTTCTATCGAGTTCGTGGACGCTCCCGACGTGGTCGAGATGGATGAACCGGTCAGCCGAGGGATGAAAAAGCGCAATTCCTCTCTGGCTGTGGCTCTCCAGATGCACAAGGAGGGTGAAGTTGACGCGGTCGTTTCGGCTGGTTCGACCGGGGTTTTTATGGCGCGCGGAGTGCTGACACTGGGCACTCTCGAAGGAGTCGCCCGACCGGCCATTGCTACCTCGTTTCCAACCGCAGGTGAACGGGACGCTTTCATGCTGGATGTCGGGGCCAATGTCAATACCCCGCCGGTCCAGCTGTTCCAGTTCGGCCAGATGGGTTCGATATACTGTTCCTATGTCAATCAGATCAAAAAGCCGCGTGTCGGCCTGCTTTCGATCGGCGAAGAAAAAATCAAGGGTAACACCTCTACTATTCAGGCATATAAATTCTTCGAAGAGTCGTCGCTGAATTTTATTGGCAATATAGAAGGCAATGATATCCTGCGCGGGACCGCTGACGTGATTGTCACTGACGGTTTTACCGGTAATGTGCTTCTGAAGTTCGGTGAATCTATCAAGCCATTTCTGTTCAGCAAAGTCAAGCGCCAGGTGTCGTCAAACCTGTTCTCACGGATCGGCGCGTTTTTGATGGCGCCCTTTCTGATGCGTATGAGAAATATGTTCGACTATTCTCACTACGGCGGAGCTCCCCTTTTGGGAGTCAATGGCGTGATGATTATATGTCATGGTTCTTCCTCTCCAAGGGCGATCAAAAACGCGATCAAGATGGCTTCACGCATGGTTAAAAAGTCGGTCAACGACCATATTCGCTCTAAATTGACCGAGTCAGCCGTTCTGGAGAAAGTTAAGCCTTGA
- the rpmF gene encoding 50S ribosomal protein L32 — MALPKRRHSKTRGRKRRTHWKLDVPSMTACDNCGEKKLPHHICPHCGYYNGREIINPATD, encoded by the coding sequence ATGGCATTACCGAAGAGAAGACATTCAAAGACCCGCGGTCGCAAACGCCGGACACACTGGAAACTGGATGTGCCCAGTATGACCGCCTGTGATAATTGTGGCGAAAAAAAACTGCCCCATCACATATGTCCGCACTGCGGCTATTACAATGGCCGTGAAATCATCAATCCTGCAACTGACTAA
- the htpX gene encoding zinc metalloprotease HtpX: MNRVKTVLFLTVLTVLFLIIGGWLGGRNGMMIAFVFALVMNFGSYWFSDKIVLAMYRAQKLDTDSNHRLVRIVRDLSTRAGLPMPRVYIIPKPSPNAFATGRNPKHAAVAATQGILDILDDDELEGVMAHELSHVRHYDILIGSIAATIAGAISMMAMMARWAAFFGGYGGSSDNRGGGNIIGLLAMSILAPIAAILVQSAISRSREYMADKGGAELSHKPLSLASALEKLQRAAQRKPMGANPATAHMFIVNPLSGKDLMSLFSTHPPMEKRVAKLRSMARGI; encoded by the coding sequence ATGAACCGCGTTAAGACAGTCTTATTTCTAACTGTACTGACAGTCCTGTTTCTGATAATCGGGGGATGGCTGGGCGGTCGCAACGGCATGATGATCGCCTTTGTGTTTGCCCTGGTTATGAATTTTGGCTCGTACTGGTTTTCAGACAAGATCGTCCTTGCCATGTATCGCGCCCAGAAGCTCGATACCGATTCTAACCATCGACTGGTCAGGATTGTCCGCGACCTGAGCACCCGTGCGGGTTTGCCGATGCCCCGGGTTTATATCATACCCAAACCTTCCCCGAACGCGTTCGCTACCGGCAGAAATCCCAAACATGCCGCGGTGGCCGCCACCCAGGGGATTCTGGATATTCTCGACGATGATGAGCTCGAGGGAGTTATGGCGCATGAGCTGTCACATGTTCGCCATTATGATATCCTGATTGGTTCGATCGCGGCTACTATTGCGGGAGCTATTTCAATGATGGCCATGATGGCACGCTGGGCGGCCTTTTTCGGCGGTTACGGCGGTTCCAGCGATAACCGTGGCGGAGGCAACATCATCGGATTACTGGCAATGAGCATCCTGGCCCCGATCGCCGCAATTCTGGTCCAGAGCGCGATTTCCCGTTCCCGTGAGTATATGGCCGACAAAGGTGGTGCAGAGCTTTCGCATAAACCCCTGTCATTGGCCTCGGCCCTGGAGAAACTGCAACGCGCGGCACAGCGCAAGCCCATGGGCGCCAACCCGGCAACCGCGCATATGTTTATCGTCAATCCGCTTTCCGGTAAAGACCTGATGTCTTTATTCTCTACTCATCCGCCGATGGAAAAACGGGTTGCCAAATTGCGGAGCATGGCTCGTGGAATCTGA